The Christiangramia flava JLT2011 genome has a segment encoding these proteins:
- a CDS encoding CNNM domain-containing protein, producing MALLLVFAVLSIFFSFMCSILEAALLSITPSFIKIKKKEGKKYATILANLKKDIDKPLIAILTVNTIAHTVGAILVGVQAEQTFGSGGNQVGIVSAIMTLAILVLSEIIPKTIGATYWKSLGNFTARSLKIMIFPLKYTGILWLMMLTTKLIGKSAHVSTMSREEFAAITDAAEEEGVFEESESTVIKNLLVFKSVEAKDVMTPFSVAMTEDESTTLEEFHKTHRNLKFSRVPVYKDKSNNISGFILKDDVLEKMIDEQGQLPLSSIKREILVTEDSTPIPELFDIFVEKRAHISMIVDQYGNTTGIVTMEDIIETLLGLEIMDESDSVEDMQVLARKSWERRAKRLGLIQRKEEQKIDNSEDSLEESEEDTI from the coding sequence ATGGCCTTATTACTGGTATTTGCCGTACTGTCAATTTTCTTTTCTTTCATGTGCTCGATCCTGGAAGCAGCGTTGCTGAGCATTACCCCTTCTTTCATCAAGATCAAGAAAAAAGAAGGAAAAAAGTACGCGACCATTCTCGCCAATCTTAAAAAAGACATTGATAAACCTCTGATCGCTATTCTTACGGTGAACACTATCGCTCACACCGTAGGGGCTATTTTAGTTGGGGTGCAGGCCGAACAAACCTTCGGTTCCGGCGGTAACCAGGTCGGGATCGTTTCGGCGATTATGACTCTCGCCATTCTGGTACTTTCGGAAATCATCCCGAAAACCATTGGTGCGACCTACTGGAAATCACTGGGCAATTTTACCGCACGGAGTTTAAAGATCATGATCTTTCCGCTGAAATATACCGGTATCTTATGGCTGATGATGTTAACCACCAAGCTTATCGGGAAATCGGCCCACGTAAGCACGATGAGCCGGGAAGAGTTTGCCGCCATTACGGATGCTGCGGAAGAGGAAGGCGTTTTTGAAGAAAGTGAAAGCACGGTGATCAAGAACCTGCTCGTATTCAAATCAGTCGAAGCGAAAGACGTAATGACGCCATTTTCAGTCGCGATGACAGAAGATGAATCTACCACGCTTGAAGAATTCCATAAAACCCATCGCAACCTGAAGTTTTCGCGAGTGCCTGTTTACAAAGACAAATCCAACAATATTTCCGGGTTCATCCTTAAAGACGATGTGCTGGAAAAAATGATCGATGAACAGGGACAGCTACCCCTCAGCAGCATCAAAAGGGAAATTCTGGTCACCGAAGACAGCACGCCCATTCCGGAGCTTTTTGATATTTTTGTAGAGAAACGTGCGCATATTTCCATGATCGTGGACCAATACGGGAACACCACCGGAATTGTCACGATGGAAGATATTATTGAAACGCTCTTAGGACTTGAAATCATGGACGAGAGCGACAGCGTGGAAGATATGCAGGTGCTGGCCCGGAAAAGCTGGGAAAGACGCGCCAAACGCCTCGGACTCATTCAGCGGAAAGAGGAGCAGAAAATTGACAATTCAGAAGATTCTCTAGAAGAAAGTGAAGAAGATACGATTTAA
- a CDS encoding methylated-DNA--[protein]-cysteine S-methyltransferase — translation MKKIRFKTPLGMAELTGDENGLAAVKISEETEESLEIPPELQKAVKQLQQYFEGKRQHFDLKLQPKGTDFQQKVWKELLKIPFGNTTSYLELSRKLGDVKAIRAVAAANGKNPLWIIVPCHRVIGSDGSLTGYAGGLHRKKWLLDFENPPAQQSLF, via the coding sequence GTGAAGAAGATACGATTTAAGACCCCGCTCGGAATGGCCGAACTAACCGGCGATGAAAATGGTCTTGCCGCTGTGAAAATTTCTGAAGAAACCGAAGAATCACTGGAAATCCCTCCGGAACTGCAGAAAGCCGTCAAACAGCTTCAGCAGTATTTCGAGGGAAAACGCCAGCATTTCGATCTAAAATTGCAACCTAAAGGAACCGATTTTCAGCAGAAAGTCTGGAAAGAATTACTGAAGATTCCATTCGGGAACACCACCAGCTACCTGGAATTGAGCCGAAAACTTGGGGATGTGAAGGCCATCAGGGCGGTAGCCGCTGCCAATGGAAAAAATCCTTTATGGATCATTGTTCCCTGCCACCGGGTAATTGGCAGCGATGGAAGCCTGACGGGCTACGCGGGCGGACTGCATCGCAAAAAATGGCTACTGGATTTTGAAAATCCTCCGGCTCAACAAAGCCTTTTCTAA
- a CDS encoding serine hydrolase domain-containing protein: MLKKLTRFLLLFTGFLLLASFLLYIFGYSYLFKAIGTVYFTGHTTAFIDDYPYFENHLIENADSVQPWEIADNYNKTEATKTLDSLNEKLGTAAFLIIKNDRIVFEKYYQDYGKLSRTNSFSMAKSIVTALMFKAIQDGYLRNIQQPVSDFFPQFDPRLSLGDLSSMSSGLNWNENYYNPFASTARSYFGENNREQILELQVTETPGKEFKYLSGNTELLGMVIEKATGMSLSEYLSKSFWKPMGMNDDALWQIDSRKSNLEKAYCCIASNARNFAKFGRLFENYGDWNGTQLLDSSYVALASRPRFEKSPYYGYGFWLSNYRNKEIFYMRGVLGQYVIIIPEDHLIITRLGQKFIRKTGDDKHYKDFYMYIDEAYKMIEDAAQNQS; this comes from the coding sequence ATGTTGAAAAAACTAACCAGGTTTCTATTGTTGTTCACGGGTTTTTTGCTTCTCGCCAGTTTCCTGTTGTATATTTTCGGGTATTCCTACCTCTTCAAGGCGATTGGAACGGTTTATTTTACCGGTCACACCACGGCATTTATCGATGATTACCCGTACTTCGAAAATCACCTGATTGAAAATGCCGATTCGGTTCAACCCTGGGAAATTGCCGATAATTACAATAAGACAGAAGCCACCAAAACCCTGGACAGCCTGAATGAGAAGCTGGGTACCGCGGCATTCCTGATCATCAAGAATGACCGTATCGTTTTCGAAAAATACTACCAGGACTACGGAAAACTTTCCAGGACCAATTCCTTTTCCATGGCAAAAAGCATTGTGACAGCACTGATGTTCAAAGCCATCCAGGACGGATATTTGAGGAATATTCAGCAACCGGTATCCGACTTTTTTCCGCAATTTGATCCAAGACTCAGCCTGGGCGATCTTTCTTCAATGTCATCAGGACTGAACTGGAACGAAAATTATTACAATCCCTTTGCTTCCACCGCACGCTCTTACTTCGGCGAAAACAACCGCGAACAGATCCTTGAACTACAAGTAACTGAAACGCCCGGAAAAGAATTTAAATACCTCAGCGGAAATACCGAATTACTCGGGATGGTGATCGAAAAAGCAACAGGAATGAGCCTGAGTGAATACCTCAGCAAAAGCTTCTGGAAACCCATGGGCATGAACGATGATGCTCTCTGGCAGATAGACAGCAGGAAGAGCAACTTGGAAAAAGCCTATTGTTGTATTGCCAGCAACGCCAGGAATTTTGCCAAATTTGGCAGGCTTTTCGAAAATTACGGCGACTGGAACGGGACCCAACTTCTCGACTCTTCTTATGTGGCGCTGGCTTCCAGGCCTAGATTTGAAAAAAGCCCTTATTACGGCTACGGCTTCTGGCTTAGCAATTACCGCAATAAAGAGATCTTTTACATGCGTGGTGTTCTTGGGCAGTATGTGATCATCATTCCGGAAGACCATCTTATCATCACCCGGCTGGGGCAGAAATTCATTCGCAAAACCGGTGATGACAAACACTACAAAGACTTTTATATGTATATTGATGAGGCCTATAAAATGATCGAAGATGCTGCACAAAATCAATCTTGA
- the hemE gene encoding uroporphyrinogen decarboxylase, producing the protein MIENDLLLRALRGESVERPPVWMMRQAGRYLPDFMKLKEKYDFFTRCRTPELATEITVMPIRQVGPDAAILFSDILVVPQAMGIHIEMQPGKGPVVPQPINTPEKVEQVIVPDVQEELDYVYQAIKFTKQELNGEVPLIGFAGSPWTILCYLVQGHGSKTFDKAKKFCFMEPIAAHRLLQKITDTTIAYLKEKVKAGVDAVQLFDSWGGLLEPKDYQEFSWKYMQQIINALKNEVPVIAYGKGCWFALKQMSQSGAAALGVDWTCEARNARYLSGGNITLQGNFDPARLYSKPIEIRHMVHQMINEFGKDRYIANLGHGILPDIPVDNARAFVDAVKEYRS; encoded by the coding sequence ATGATCGAAAATGACCTTTTATTAAGAGCCCTTCGCGGCGAAAGCGTGGAAAGACCACCGGTATGGATGATGAGACAGGCAGGAAGATACCTGCCAGATTTCATGAAACTGAAAGAAAAATACGATTTCTTCACCCGTTGCCGTACCCCGGAACTCGCCACTGAAATCACCGTAATGCCCATCAGGCAGGTTGGTCCGGATGCCGCCATACTTTTCAGTGACATCCTGGTCGTACCACAGGCGATGGGTATTCATATCGAAATGCAACCCGGAAAAGGCCCCGTGGTGCCGCAACCCATCAATACTCCGGAAAAAGTGGAGCAGGTCATTGTGCCAGATGTTCAGGAAGAGCTGGACTATGTATACCAGGCTATTAAATTCACCAAGCAGGAACTTAATGGAGAAGTGCCGCTTATCGGTTTTGCCGGTTCACCCTGGACGATCCTCTGCTACCTGGTTCAGGGCCATGGTTCCAAAACGTTTGATAAAGCCAAGAAATTCTGCTTTATGGAACCAATTGCGGCTCACCGTTTACTGCAAAAAATTACTGATACCACGATCGCCTACCTTAAGGAAAAAGTAAAAGCCGGTGTAGATGCCGTTCAGCTTTTTGATTCCTGGGGCGGTTTACTGGAACCGAAAGATTACCAGGAATTTTCGTGGAAATACATGCAGCAGATCATCAACGCACTGAAAAACGAAGTCCCGGTGATCGCCTACGGAAAAGGTTGCTGGTTCGCATTGAAACAAATGTCCCAGAGCGGTGCGGCTGCACTGGGTGTAGACTGGACCTGCGAAGCCAGAAACGCACGTTATCTCAGCGGTGGAAACATCACCTTACAGGGGAATTTTGACCCGGCCAGGCTGTATTCCAAGCCAATTGAAATTCGCCATATGGTGCACCAGATGATCAACGAATTCGGAAAAGATCGCTATATCGCAAACTTGGGCCACGGAATTCTTCCGGATATCCCGGTAGACAATGCACGGGCTTTCGTGGATGCCGTAAAAGAATATCGTTCCTAA
- the hemB gene encoding porphobilinogen synthase, whose amino-acid sequence MYPLRRNRRLRTNESIRSLVRETVISPNDFIVPLFVVEGKNVKEEIGSMPGYFRLSLDLLEKEVKELWNLGLKSVLLFVKVSEELKDNAGKEALNPEGLMQRSIKTVKNAVPEMIVMTDVALDPYSKFGHDGIIADGKVLNDDTTAVLAEMSLSHAKAGADIVAPSDMMDGRIFEMRSLLEDEGFHDTAIMSYSAKYASAFYGPFRDALDSAPVDAANIPKDKKTYQMDPSNREEAIRETLMDIEEGADIVMVKPGLCYLDIVRDIRNAVNIPVAVYQVSGEYAMIKAAAEKGWLDHDAVMLEQLTAIKRAGANMIASYFAKEAVKLIS is encoded by the coding sequence ATGTACCCATTACGCAGAAACCGCAGATTACGAACCAACGAATCCATACGATCTTTAGTAAGAGAAACCGTGATTTCTCCGAACGATTTTATCGTGCCGTTATTCGTGGTGGAAGGAAAAAATGTCAAGGAAGAGATCGGTTCGATGCCGGGATATTTCCGGTTAAGCCTGGATCTTTTGGAAAAAGAAGTCAAAGAATTGTGGAATTTGGGACTGAAATCGGTTCTGCTCTTCGTGAAAGTTTCTGAAGAATTAAAAGATAATGCCGGGAAAGAGGCACTCAATCCGGAAGGTTTGATGCAGCGCTCGATCAAAACCGTGAAAAATGCGGTGCCTGAAATGATCGTTATGACCGATGTTGCCCTTGACCCATATTCCAAATTTGGACATGACGGGATTATTGCCGACGGAAAAGTCCTGAACGATGACACCACCGCCGTGCTTGCAGAAATGAGTCTTTCTCACGCCAAAGCCGGCGCTGATATTGTGGCTCCCAGCGATATGATGGATGGCAGGATATTCGAAATGAGAAGTCTTTTGGAAGACGAAGGTTTTCACGACACGGCAATTATGAGCTATAGCGCCAAATATGCTTCAGCGTTTTATGGACCTTTCCGGGATGCGCTGGACTCGGCTCCCGTTGATGCTGCTAATATTCCGAAGGACAAAAAAACGTACCAGATGGATCCTTCCAACCGGGAAGAAGCCATTCGCGAAACATTGATGGACATTGAAGAAGGAGCTGATATCGTAATGGTAAAACCGGGGCTGTGCTATCTCGATATTGTTCGTGACATTCGCAACGCGGTGAACATACCGGTAGCGGTTTACCAGGTAAGTGGCGAGTATGCCATGATCAAGGCCGCTGCCGAAAAAGGCTGGCTGGACCACGATGCCGTGATGCTGGAGCAACTCACCGCCATCAAGCGAGCGGGTGCAAATATGATCGCCAGTTATTTTGCCAAGGAAGCCGTAAAGCTTATTTCCTAA
- a CDS encoding 3'-5' exonuclease: protein MLHKINLENILFLDIETVPEFSSYEEMDEQKQLLWDEKSKYQRKEEFTPEEFYERAGIWSEFGKIICISVGFFSFRNGSRNFRVTSFKGEEEKLLRDFTALLEEYFFQPYHLLCAHNGKEFDFPYIARRMLIHNMRLPSKLNLFGKKPWEVPHLDTMELWKFGDFKHYTSLKLLTHVLGIPSPKEDIDGSMVREVFYKEKDIDRIVEYCERDVVAIAQVILKLRQENLLSDTEITSIE from the coding sequence ATGCTGCACAAAATCAATCTTGAAAACATCCTTTTCCTGGATATAGAAACCGTTCCTGAATTTTCCAGTTACGAAGAAATGGACGAGCAGAAACAGCTTTTATGGGATGAGAAATCGAAATACCAGCGAAAAGAGGAGTTTACTCCGGAAGAATTTTACGAACGTGCGGGGATTTGGTCTGAATTCGGAAAAATCATTTGCATTTCCGTAGGTTTTTTTAGTTTCCGGAATGGCAGCCGAAACTTCCGGGTGACCAGTTTCAAAGGCGAAGAAGAAAAGCTGCTGCGCGATTTCACGGCGCTACTCGAAGAATATTTTTTTCAGCCATATCACCTGCTTTGCGCACATAACGGGAAAGAATTTGATTTTCCGTATATCGCCCGGAGAATGCTTATTCATAATATGCGTCTTCCTTCGAAGCTGAACCTCTTCGGAAAAAAACCCTGGGAAGTGCCACATCTGGATACCATGGAGCTATGGAAATTTGGAGATTTTAAACATTATACTTCCCTGAAGCTGCTCACTCATGTGCTGGGCATTCCTTCCCCAAAGGAGGATATTGACGGGTCGATGGTCCGCGAAGTTTTTTATAAGGAAAAGGATATTGACAGGATCGTGGAATATTGCGAAAGAGACGTGGTAGCGATCGCCCAGGTCATTCTCAAACTGCGCCAGGAAAATCTTTTAAGCGATACCGAGATTACTTCCATAGAATAA
- a CDS encoding M4 family metallopeptidase: MKKKLLLNSALYAGLSLFAFTSQAQNSDKDVKKRINDERGKPTLIVFKQDAKTNASEHSKIFSEQLHLNDRSRFSKVKTETDKAGFTHEKYQLQYDGIKVEYATYTLHSQSGALRSMSGEFYRIEDVDTKPGIPKQVAFRNALRKIGAQEYLWEDPQSAAEIGYQKPEGELVLLPTLQFQETESKKRKEEVRLAWKFDIYATNPVSRGNMYVDAQNGQILLYDAIIKHVGKYSHTSKSGNSLTKTAASAALATGTAATRYSGSRNIQTSLSGSSYILSDNTRGNGIQTYDMNTGTNYNSAVNFTDNDNNWTAAEFDNSAKDNGALDAHWGAEKTYDYWSAVHGRNSFDNQGAKIKSYVHYDTAYDNAYWNGSVMTYGDGSGTYFDILTSIDVAGHEIGHAVCTYTADLAYQKESGAMNEGFSDIWGACIEYYADPTKSTWLIGEDIERRSGHAALRSMSDPNAEGQPDTYGGTYWVNANCTPTDANDYCGVHTNSGVLNHWFYILTVGKNGTNDLGNSYNVSGIGIDKSAAIAYRLESVYLSANSTYANARTYGIQSAIDLYGEGSAEEIAVTNAFYAVGVGAAYGEISYCASKGNSVADEYIGRVQLGAIDNTSSASGGYTDFTSVSTNLSKGSANTITITPTWTGTTYSEGYAVWIDYNQNGDFGDSGELVWSKAASKTTPVSGSFTVPSGAKSGETRMRVSMKYNGIPTQCESFSYGEVEDYTVNIQSGAADTQAPTAPSSLTASGTTQNSTSLSWNASSDNVGVTGYDVYQNGSFLATTTATSYSVSGLSASTTYSFYVKATDDAGNESAKSNTVSVTTDENSLSYCSSKGSDSSYEWIDLVQLNGLNNASGNDGGYKDNTAMSASLPYGSNTIYISAGFASSSYTEYWKIWIDYNQNGVFETSEAVVSGSSSSSGTLSASFSVPTTAVAGATRMRVSMKYNASQTACETFSYGEVEDYTVVVGQAAAAFAGSSKALNAQEMGNETSVFDVRLFPNPVVSGNRLNVGAPEDRSLNYAIFNAVGFQVSQGVLGKSIDVSQLTPGTYIVRFSDGQKEIVKKFIKK, from the coding sequence GTGAAGAAAAAATTACTTCTCAATTCCGCATTATATGCGGGATTATCTCTATTTGCGTTCACAAGTCAGGCGCAAAATTCAGACAAAGATGTTAAAAAACGGATCAACGATGAACGGGGAAAACCCACACTGATCGTTTTTAAACAAGACGCGAAAACCAATGCCAGTGAGCATTCAAAAATCTTCAGCGAACAGTTGCATCTCAACGACCGTTCCCGCTTTTCAAAAGTAAAAACCGAAACCGACAAGGCGGGGTTTACTCATGAAAAATACCAGTTGCAATATGACGGTATAAAAGTGGAGTATGCCACGTATACGCTGCATTCCCAATCTGGTGCACTTCGTTCGATGAGCGGGGAATTTTATCGTATCGAAGACGTGGATACCAAACCCGGAATCCCAAAACAAGTAGCTTTTAGAAATGCCCTTCGGAAGATCGGTGCTCAAGAATATCTCTGGGAAGATCCACAAAGCGCTGCTGAAATTGGTTACCAGAAACCGGAAGGAGAACTCGTACTGTTACCTACGCTGCAATTTCAGGAAACTGAATCCAAAAAGCGAAAGGAAGAAGTTCGACTCGCCTGGAAATTTGACATTTATGCAACCAATCCCGTTAGTCGCGGGAATATGTATGTAGATGCTCAGAATGGGCAAATTTTACTCTACGATGCCATTATAAAGCATGTAGGAAAATACAGTCATACTTCAAAGTCCGGAAATAGTCTTACCAAGACTGCCGCAAGCGCTGCATTGGCAACTGGGACGGCAGCGACACGTTATAGTGGTTCCAGAAATATTCAGACTTCTTTAAGCGGTTCCTCCTACATTCTTTCAGATAATACTCGAGGGAATGGAATCCAGACCTACGATATGAATACGGGAACCAACTATAACAGCGCGGTGAACTTTACCGATAATGATAATAACTGGACCGCTGCGGAATTTGATAATTCTGCTAAAGATAACGGGGCGCTGGACGCTCACTGGGGCGCGGAAAAGACCTATGATTACTGGTCTGCCGTACACGGTCGAAACAGTTTTGACAACCAGGGTGCGAAAATCAAAAGTTATGTTCATTATGACACGGCTTATGACAACGCTTACTGGAACGGTAGTGTGATGACTTATGGTGACGGTAGCGGTACGTACTTTGACATTCTAACCTCTATCGATGTGGCCGGGCACGAAATTGGTCACGCGGTGTGTACTTATACTGCTGACCTTGCTTATCAAAAGGAATCAGGAGCGATGAATGAAGGTTTTTCCGATATCTGGGGAGCCTGTATCGAGTATTATGCTGATCCTACAAAGTCTACCTGGCTGATAGGTGAGGATATCGAGAGACGTTCCGGTCATGCGGCGTTGCGATCGATGAGCGACCCGAATGCTGAAGGTCAGCCGGATACTTATGGCGGGACTTATTGGGTAAATGCCAATTGTACCCCTACAGATGCCAATGATTATTGTGGCGTGCATACCAATAGCGGGGTTTTGAACCACTGGTTCTATATCCTTACGGTGGGTAAGAACGGCACCAACGACCTTGGAAATTCATATAATGTAAGCGGAATAGGGATCGATAAATCGGCTGCGATCGCTTACAGGCTGGAAAGCGTGTACCTTTCGGCTAATTCAACTTATGCAAATGCCCGTACCTACGGAATTCAGAGTGCGATCGACCTTTACGGAGAAGGTTCCGCAGAAGAAATTGCCGTAACCAATGCGTTTTATGCAGTTGGTGTGGGCGCAGCCTACGGGGAGATTAGCTATTGCGCTTCTAAAGGTAACAGCGTTGCAGACGAGTATATTGGAAGAGTCCAACTAGGTGCTATCGACAATACTTCTTCGGCTTCCGGTGGGTATACTGATTTTACTTCGGTCTCCACCAATCTTTCCAAAGGAAGTGCCAATACGATCACGATCACACCAACCTGGACTGGCACCACCTACAGCGAAGGATACGCGGTGTGGATCGATTACAACCAGAATGGTGATTTCGGAGATTCCGGAGAATTGGTATGGAGCAAAGCAGCTTCGAAGACCACGCCGGTTTCAGGAAGTTTCACGGTTCCTTCCGGAGCAAAAAGCGGTGAGACCAGAATGCGCGTTTCCATGAAATATAACGGGATTCCTACGCAATGTGAATCATTCTCTTATGGTGAAGTCGAAGATTATACGGTAAATATCCAGTCTGGAGCTGCCGATACTCAGGCCCCAACAGCGCCTTCCAGCCTCACGGCCAGTGGAACCACGCAGAATTCGACTTCCCTTTCCTGGAATGCTTCTTCAGATAATGTGGGCGTTACCGGTTACGATGTGTATCAAAATGGAAGTTTCCTGGCAACGACTACTGCTACCAGTTATTCGGTTAGCGGGCTTTCTGCCAGCACGACTTACAGTTTTTACGTCAAGGCCACTGATGATGCCGGGAACGAGTCGGCCAAATCGAATACGGTTTCCGTTACAACTGATGAAAATAGCCTTTCCTACTGTAGCTCTAAAGGTTCCGATTCCAGCTATGAATGGATTGACCTGGTGCAGCTTAACGGTTTGAACAATGCTTCCGGAAATGATGGTGGCTATAAGGACAACACGGCGATGAGCGCCAGCCTGCCTTATGGTTCGAACACCATTTATATCAGCGCCGGTTTTGCCAGTTCTTCTTATACCGAATACTGGAAAATCTGGATCGATTACAACCAGAACGGGGTTTTTGAAACTTCTGAAGCGGTGGTAAGCGGTTCTTCTTCCAGCAGCGGAACGCTTTCGGCAAGTTTCAGCGTTCCTACAACCGCAGTAGCGGGAGCAACCAGAATGCGCGTTTCAATGAAATATAACGCTTCTCAAACCGCCTGCGAAACTTTCTCTTATGGAGAAGTGGAAGATTATACGGTGGTCGTGGGGCAGGCCGCTGCAGCCTTCGCCGGAAGTTCAAAAGCTCTGAACGCCCAGGAAATGGGGAATGAGACGAGTGTTTTTGATGTTCGACTGTTCCCGAATCCCGTGGTGAGCGGTAACCGATTGAACGTTGGTGCTCCAGAAGACAGAAGCCTGAATTATGCCATTTTCAATGCGGTTGGTTTCCAGGTTTCGCAGGGTGTACTTGGAAAATCCATCGATGTTTCGCAGCTCACTCCCGGAACTTACATTGTTCGTTTCAGTGACGGGCAGAAGGAAATTGTCAAGAAATTCATCAAGAAATAA
- the hemF gene encoding oxygen-dependent coproporphyrinogen oxidase: protein MKEQFQKYIENLQDQITSRLEEIDGKAKFHEDIWKREEGGGGRTRVIENGAVFEKGGVNISAVHGPLAPAMQQYFKVGDVDFFACGLSLVIHPKNPMVPTVHANWRYFEMYDKNGEIVDQWFGGGQDLTPYYLFEEDARHFHKVSKTACDRHGITLYPEYKKKCDEYFWNSHREEARGIGGLFFDYLKPNTLKSAADWYDFVTEVGNSFLEAYVPIVEKRKALDYSEENREWQEIRRGRYVEFNLVHDKGTLFGLKTNGRIESILMSLPPQVQWRYDHHPKPGSEEEKLLKVLKQPREWII from the coding sequence ATGAAAGAACAATTTCAGAAATATATCGAGAATTTGCAGGACCAGATCACTTCCCGGCTGGAGGAGATCGACGGAAAAGCAAAATTTCACGAAGATATCTGGAAACGGGAAGAAGGCGGCGGCGGAAGAACGCGTGTCATTGAAAACGGAGCTGTCTTTGAAAAAGGTGGCGTGAATATTTCTGCCGTACACGGGCCGCTTGCCCCCGCCATGCAGCAATATTTTAAAGTAGGCGATGTAGATTTTTTCGCCTGCGGCCTCAGTCTCGTGATACACCCTAAAAACCCCATGGTGCCTACGGTTCACGCAAACTGGAGATATTTCGAGATGTACGACAAGAATGGTGAGATCGTGGATCAGTGGTTTGGTGGCGGTCAGGATTTGACGCCTTACTACCTTTTTGAGGAAGATGCCCGGCATTTTCACAAGGTCTCAAAGACTGCCTGTGACAGGCACGGGATCACGCTCTACCCGGAATATAAAAAGAAATGCGATGAATACTTCTGGAACAGCCATCGTGAAGAAGCCCGTGGAATTGGCGGACTGTTCTTCGATTACCTGAAGCCTAATACACTGAAATCGGCTGCTGACTGGTATGATTTCGTAACCGAAGTTGGTAATTCTTTTCTGGAAGCTTATGTACCAATCGTGGAAAAGAGAAAAGCCCTGGATTATTCCGAAGAAAACAGGGAATGGCAGGAAATTCGTCGCGGCCGTTATGTGGAATTCAACCTGGTTCATGACAAAGGCACGCTGTTCGGTTTAAAGACCAACGGCCGTATTGAAAGTATCCTGATGAGCCTGCCTCCACAGGTGCAGTGGCGATATGACCATCATCCCAAGCCGGGAAGCGAAGAAGAAAAATTGCTAAAAGTTTTAAAGCAGCCACGGGAGTGGATCATATAA
- a CDS encoding uroporphyrinogen-III synthase — protein sequence MVRILSTKKLERNQEELLLNAGLSLVQYDAIRIEMSEFKIPQQPIENAVFTSKNAVKAILQKAVEIQNAFCVGDKTAALLEEQGISVKVKAQDASELAMKITTDFSEVNFIFFCGNKRRDELPETLKKHRVKIDEIEVYRTSLQAMEFPQPFDGILFFSPSGVQSYHLQNQMQGTAFCIGETTASEARKHTKNIVVAARPGIENLIAKAVNHFRKETHQ from the coding sequence ATGGTTCGCATCCTGTCTACCAAAAAGCTCGAACGAAATCAGGAAGAATTACTCCTGAATGCCGGCCTGAGCCTGGTACAGTATGACGCGATCAGGATCGAAATGAGCGAGTTCAAAATTCCGCAGCAGCCCATAGAAAATGCTGTTTTCACCAGTAAAAATGCCGTAAAAGCCATTCTGCAGAAAGCGGTTGAAATACAAAATGCTTTTTGCGTGGGAGATAAAACGGCCGCCTTGCTGGAGGAACAGGGCATTTCAGTGAAAGTGAAAGCCCAGGATGCTTCAGAATTAGCAATGAAAATTACCACTGATTTTTCCGAAGTAAATTTTATCTTTTTCTGCGGAAATAAACGCCGGGACGAACTGCCGGAAACATTGAAAAAGCATCGTGTCAAAATAGACGAAATCGAGGTATACCGCACAAGCTTGCAGGCGATGGAATTTCCGCAGCCATTTGACGGGATCCTGTTTTTCAGCCCCAGTGGTGTACAGAGCTACCACCTACAAAACCAGATGCAGGGAACTGCTTTTTGCATTGGCGAAACCACTGCTTCCGAAGCCCGGAAACATACCAAAAATATCGTGGTCGCCGCCAGGCCCGGCATCGAAAACCTCATCGCAAAAGCGGTGAATCATTTTAGAAAAGAAACACATCAGTAA